TTTCCAAGCCAAATTGTCTCTTTGCTCTGTACTGACAAGGGGCAAAAACAGCGGTGTTCTGATTGGTCCCTTTTGGAGAAAGCTCTTGGTTTGGCTAATATTAGTGGTGTTGCAAGGCCTGATAAACGGttggccactaggtggcactgCAGACACAGCTTTCTCCTGGAAGAGCTAATCTGCCTGAGGCTTTTCTGTGCTGATGCCGCCCCCTGTTGGCCATGGACAATCCTACATTTTATCTCTGCCTTTTCTCGCAGGTAAATTAAGTTTTTTTCACATTGTGTGACTGATACAAACAGTCCATACATACACATACTTAATTATATCATTCGTACACACATGGCATATACATCATGCATATAAACCTATACATATATTTATCATGCATACTTATGCCTATCCAGTATATACCTCGTACAAATACATATACAGAATCTCTACATAATCCTAAAGTGTGCATCCTACAAACACTTATacatacagtgtgtgtgtataaacataaaaattgggaaaaactgtacaattgacaggaggctctaggaccctgcTGGGCTGCCTCtggcctgaatacaagatgagatacagcctctagcctggatacaagatgagatacggcctcgatacaagatgagatacggcctctagcctgggtacaggatgagatacggcctctagcctgggtacaggatgagatacggcctctagcctgggtacaggatgagatacggcctctagcctgggtacaggatgagatacggcctctagcctgggtacaggatgagatacagcctctagcctgggtacaggatgagatacggcctctatgaGAAGAACACGTGTGACCGCagaatgtcctgcacatatcactgagcggTTAGTGTCCCCCATATCTCTACTAGAggtgaccgactgtcgtatgcGATGGCTCCCAGATCATCACCCCAGCAGTCGGGGCAGTGTGTCGCTCCACAGCAATGGATTGAAACACTCACCGTGAGACCTCCATGCTAGAAAATGACCACCTAAACAGAACCAGGATTAGTCACTAAAGAAGATAAGGCTCTATtctgtagcagtccaggtttctcgttcATGAAACCACTGAAAATGAAGGCAATGGTGGCTGCCTGTGAATGGCAGAACATGTAATGTGCGCTGTGACACCAAATTTCATTCTGCTAAGCGCCTGGGGCAGAGACAATGCGTTTtagatctctcaccaagaggtagactacccaaaagtagccttaTTACATATTACATACTTATACATCTGACAttatacattgtacatacatatatacatcataCATAAAGGTTTACCtgtataataacataaaatagtacATAGACATACTAACACTTCTGTTTCTATGAAGTGATTACATAGATAAGCGTACGCCTCTAATAACCCTGGTAATAATGGAGGACGATTATGGTGGAAAATGAGGCTGAACTATAGAAGATGATGAAGGAGAATGATGGAAAATGAGGCTGGATGATAGAAGGTGATGAGGATGTGATGGATAATGATGATGGATGAGGGTGGACCATAGTGGCAGGGTTCCCAACTTGATTTATTCATTTTCTGGAAAACCCATATGGacttttttatggacaaattgcaAAAccgtaatgaatgataaagactGAGTGATATCTGTAGTAGCAGAGTGTACTGACCTGATCTCATCTGCTTTGTGAGCTGAAAATTATTACGATCCCAATGACCAGCTCAGGTACCGCTCAAAAAAAACACACGCatccattatatttttttttcacagacactgGGAAACCATcccctatttttacagactgtccaggaaCATAAAGATGGTTGGGGATGGAGGACGATGAATGGTGGTTGatgtttgcaggcagcagatgcTCTGTAGTCTCTCAGCttctgcggtatgccagaccttgcaggggaagtATACGTGAGGTCACagtgtgagcattaggtgggccgaggtaaatacagttctggttactcacggttatgtcgtgcCTGGGCATGCTCacataagtgaaaaggagaacggcacaggaattctctggggcacaatctggtgtaagggacacaggccagatcgtggtttgaggtgcccttggtggtctgtattaatgtgccagtagcaaggtcccttgtagtcatgacgccagtacctttttgtatggaggtacaaccatttactgttgtATTAATAGAGGAACTGAGTCTAAGGCAAGCAAGGTGAAACTCAAAGTAGAACTTTACTTAAGATGACTCTTGATAACAGTTCATCCAAAGCATTTACCAGTCTCAATACAGAGAGACACCCGCTGCTAGTACTCTGCTGACAGGATAAGTCCCTTTCTAGATATTAGATAAGGAGATTGTAGCCTTACTGGTAGTAGAGTTCAGGAATGGTCCTGGTTTTCCTTATTCAGGCTTGTGAAGTAGCCAAAGGATAAGATACTCTTCACGATGGCTGTCCAAAGGCCCTGGGGCACTCAGAAGGTGTGTCTAATACCCTTTTGGGGATCTCCTTTCTGTAATATTCTGGATAGATTAAGTACTTCAGCTATGGGCTGAGATATAGCTGAGAAAATGAGGATAACAGGCTGCATACACTGCTAGACTGTGCTCAACTGCCACTCTAGTCTCAACAGGAACTGATCTGGTCTAGCTAAGCCTGAGCTGAGCTATATATATGGGAGGtgttatctccccctagtggtgagctCAGTGTAAATGCATGCTAATACACCTGTTAGCAGggattatgcttaaaggggttctgcactttcaattaactgatgatctatcctctggatagatcatcagcttctgatcggccggggtccgacacccgggaccaccgccgatcagctgtttgagagggcagcagcgccgcggccttctcactgtttaccgccaggccgcccgcccactgacgtcacgacttgtatcaactacagtgggcgcggctaagctccgttcaagtgaacagagcttagccgcgcccactctagttgatacaagtcgtgacgtcagtgggcgggcggcctggcggtaaacagtgagaaggccgcggcgctgtctgaccccggccgatcagaagctgatgatctatccagaggatagatcatcagttaattgaaagtgcagaacccctttaaggacatatTGCAGCTTAACAACAGGCTATAAAAAGGCATATAAATACAatacaacaactttgcagtacccacaaGGGTAGAGGGATGCTGCACTTCCACTGTCCATGTCATGAGATCAGGATCCTGTGGATTCATTGCATGTCACCTTATTTTCAGAGAGAACTGAAGGAGCAGCTACAAGCGCTGCAGGAAAGTGCACAGGGCCACACGGAGGCGCTGCAGCTACTGAGACGTCAGCTGGCCGAGACCAAGGTAAGGAAGCGTCCACATTGTAGACCTCATACTCCTAACTCCCCATCCATGGGGAGCATCCTTTATATTGCGGAGATCATCCACACTGCAGACCTTGTATACCTGGCGCCCACCATCCACAGAGAACACCCTTCATATTATGGAGATAAACCACACCATAGACCCAATATCCCAAGTCTCTCCATTGTCTATTGGGACCATCCACACTGTAGACCCCATATTCTCAGCATACACGCTCTAtttggcagggatggccaacctgcagctctccagcagttgtaaaactataactcccaccatgccttgctgtaggctgatagctgtaggcagtgtgggcatgctgggcgttgtagttttacaacagctggagagccgcaagttggccatccctgctctatggGGAGACTCCATATTGTGAGGCTCATCTACACTACAGACCCCTTATTACCTGGCTTCCACCATCCATTGAGATCATTAGACCCCATATTCCTAGTATATGGGGAGACTCCTTCATATTGTGATGATCATCCACACTGCAGACCCCATGTTCCCAGCATAGACTGTCTTGTGAGGATTACCCACACTGCAGATCCCTTATACCTGCCCTCCGCCATCCATAAAGAGCATCCACACCACAGAccctattttttgtttttattgaaaatcagAGAAACTTTACTTTCTTCACCCATGTACATAAAAAGTGCAATGTGCTACACAAAAGGGTCTATCACAATCCCTCTCCGTAAAAGAAGGGCTCCCTTAAACCAATCCCTGTCCCTCTAAGCTAGAAGGCCCTGCGAGGGTCAGGGACAAGTGGCCAACCTCAGTCGAAGCCATGGAAGAGCCAGTCACTTAGGCTGCCTCCTCAATTGAGGTGTAAAGGCCAAGGGGTTGCAGGAGTAAGTGAGTAAACTGATGGCTACAAATCCCCATCCCCAGGGTGTAACCAATAAGTCCCTGTGACAAACAGTATGGAAAGTGAACACACTGTGACATGTGTGCCTTTTACTCTCATTCAGCCAGAAGGCCTGGGCAAAAGGACCTCATATCCCCAATCTCCATTGTACTGGAGATCAGTCACACCACGGACCTTGTTCTCAGGCACCATTGTCCATGGCGAGAATTCTCCATATTGTGGAGATCATCCACATCACACCTCATATTCCCATTCTCTATTGTTCTGGGATCACCCACACCATAGACCCCATGTTCCCAGCCTCCACCGTCCATGGGGAGAATTCTTCATAGTTCCAGTCTCCACTGTCTTGTGGATCATCCACACCGCAGACTTTATATTCCCAGTCTCTATTGTCCTGGGGATCATACAGATGATGGACCCTATTTTCCAAGTGTGGGCCCATTTCCCATTACAATAGCGAATGGGAATTCCTCAGTCCACGTTCTCCATTATATCAGTGCGTCTCCTCTTCTGCTCAGTCTTCAGCCAAGAGTCTGCGCGCCACCATTAGCGAGGCCTTTGAGCGTCTGCACCGTCTTCTAAGAGAACGTCAAAAGGCCATGTTAGAGGAGCTGGAGTCAGATACAGCCCGGACCCTGACAGACATTGAGCACAAGGTCCAACGCTACAGCCAGCAGCTGCGCAAGGTGCAGGAAGGAGTACAGATCCTACAAGAGCGACTGGCTGAGAGTGACAAGCACACATTCCTGGCTGGCATCTCCTCGCTGTCTGAGAGGTATGCGGGGGTGGGGTGGACCAACAGGTCATAACACCCATCATTTTGTGTGCAGGAGAATCTGAACATCATCACCCCATCGCTGTATTTGTGTTGGTGCAGACATTTGTGACCTAAGCATGAAGCAGTGCCACCCCACCATCATCTGCTATGACAGGTTCTATGGCTGCACTCTGTGCACCCAGAGTCTGACCATATCACTCTTTTGTTTCTAGGTTAAAAGGAAAGATTCATGAAACCAACCTGACTTATGAAGATTTTCCCACCTCCAAATACATGGGGCCCCTGCAGTACACCATCTGGAAATCTCTCTTCCAAGACATCCACCCTGGTAAGTCCCCCTATGATGCTGCAGGATAATGTCACCATATCCCTGGGTCTTCCAGATGCAGTGAGCCCTGAGGAGccggtgtagaggatgggagCGTAAGTGGCACTGATGAAGTGTTGTCATACCTCAGACCGTTGCTCCCTAAGGTTCGGTGCATCTAATAAGTGATGTGAAGGAACCAGACAGACATTATTGaacaaagtctttctttactgagtgcaaaatAACAAATAGCAGCACACCCAGCAGCGGTTCATACAAAATGCAGTTCTCTCCTCCCAGATAATAGGGGATAGTGGCTGGCAATGTGGCAGAAGATGACACATAGAAGTTTGCTAGCTGATAATGTCTGTCTCCTGATTCCCTTCCATATGGCTTTACTCTGGGACCTGTAGCTctaggtgtccactgtatgatgGAGGCTTCAAGTTATGCTTGTCCTGAAGTGCGGTGATGGTGTCATAACATGTTTCCCACCACCTTGCAGCGGAGTCTTTCTtgcttgatcactctgctgaGAATAATACACCGTAGTTTACAAACCTTCTGTGATCTAGGACCCCGCAGACTCTCAGGGGCAATGTTGTCCTCCTAGATGAGCTGCTTCTGGGGTCCACATGGCCTGGAGGAGGCTCCCTCACTCTCCTCTCTCCATCTCAAAACAGCTCTAACTAGCTTTGCCGCTCCCTTGGTAGGAAGTCAGACCAGCTTTCTCCTACCAAGAGGCGGAGGAATGGGATGGTACGGCCCATTTCTGTTGCCAAACCCTGCCAACCATACCCCATCTGCTGGTGTACAAGTTGTATTGCGTGAAGTGTAACAAAACATGAACATTACAAAGCATTATATTACTAACTAATTGTAAAAcctccaggtctggggtactgcacaaccATTTGAATTGtgactgggaaagctgagtgacataAGGTCATAGGGCCACCAATAGCCTCTCTAGTTCTGCAGCAATATTAAGAAGGGTTTAAGAAGTATCACGTGTAATGGCAGCCAAATTGGTGGTCCCCCAGCTGTCTGTGCCATAAATTGCTTGGGATCAACACCGTACTAATATAATGTTGCCTAGTGGGGGAGAGGTCTCTGGCATTAATAATGGTTCTTCTAATGTTCTCTTCTCAGTTCCCGCGGCTCTGACCCTCGATCCAGTAACCGCCCATCAGCGCCTGATCCTCTCTGATGACTGCACTATTGTGGCCTACGGTAACCTGCACCCTCAGCCGCTCCAGGACTCCCCAAAGAGGTTTGACGTGGAGGTGTCGGTGCTAGGCACCCAGGTCTTCGATGGAGGGGTACATTACTGGGAGGTGGTGGTCTCTGATAAAACCCAGTGGATGATAGGACTGGCCCATGAAGCCGTGAGCCGGAAAGGAAGTATCCAGATCCAGCCGGGGAAGGGCTTTTACTGCATAGTAATGCACGATGGGAACCGCTATAGCGCCTGTACCGAGCCCTGGACCCGGCTCAACGTCAAAAGCAAACTAGAGAAAGTTGGGGTCTACCTGGACTATGACAAGGGGCTTCTCATCTTCTACAACGCAGATGACATGTCTTGGCTTTATACCTTCCGTGAAAAGTTCCCTGGAAAACTGTGCTCTTATTTCAGCCCTGGGCAGAGTCACGCCAACGGCAAGAATGTACAACCGCTGCGGATTAACACCGTGCGAATATAACCGTGCCAGGCGGGAGAAGGGTCATAGATATAAGATGGGGAATGTAGAGGACACTAAAAGACTGGAGAGTAGGAAGCGTCCGCCATGATCGTCTCCAGCCTCAGCCTTCACCATTCCTGAGTCTCTGGTGTTCGCTACGGACCAGTCGTGTTGTAGTGGCAGCTCCCACGTCGCCCCCTCACTGTAAGTGTCCAGGGTCAGGGCATGTTATACTGGA
The Bufo gargarizans isolate SCDJY-AF-19 chromosome 2, ASM1485885v1, whole genome shotgun sequence genome window above contains:
- the TRIM62 gene encoding E3 ubiquitin-protein ligase TRIM62; translated protein: MACYLKDELLCSICLSIYQDPVSFGCEHYFCRKCITEHWSRHKHGGTLDCPECRRTFSEPTLSPSLKLSNIVERYSAFPLDAILSAQRSSFPCKDHDKVKLFCLTDRAVVCFFCDEPSLHEQHQVTNVDEAFEELQRELKEQLQALQESAQGHTEALQLLRRQLAETKSSAKSLRATISEAFERLHRLLRERQKAMLEELESDTARTLTDIEHKVQRYSQQLRKVQEGVQILQERLAESDKHTFLAGISSLSERLKGKIHETNLTYEDFPTSKYMGPLQYTIWKSLFQDIHPVPAALTLDPVTAHQRLILSDDCTIVAYGNLHPQPLQDSPKRFDVEVSVLGTQVFDGGVHYWEVVVSDKTQWMIGLAHEAVSRKGSIQIQPGKGFYCIVMHDGNRYSACTEPWTRLNVKSKLEKVGVYLDYDKGLLIFYNADDMSWLYTFREKFPGKLCSYFSPGQSHANGKNVQPLRINTVRI